Genomic segment of Halococcus salifodinae DSM 8989:
TAATAGCCCGTGCCCTTCATGTACCGATCGCCGCGCAGTCCCTGACGTTCGACGGCCTCGATCTGCTCGACTGCCTCCATCGGCTGCGATCCCTCCGGCGTGGTGTAGATCGTCTCGACGGTCGCTTGCATGGCGAACGAAGGGGAGCGGATCGGATAGACCTTCGCTTCACGAACGTTTAGGGGCCGTCGGTCCCGAGGTCAGGCATGTACCGGGCGCGTGATCGGGTCGAAAACGAAGCGTGGCTCGAGGATCTCGACGACGCTGCCGACGCGCTCGACCTCGACGCGGCCGCGCGCGAACGCGCGACCGACCTGTTCCTCTCGACGGTCCCCGACGGCGAGCGCTCGAAACCGGCGGCACTTGCGGCCAGCCTCTACGCTGGCGGGCTGATCGCGGGCGACCGGCGATCCCAGCGTGCGGTCGCGGAGGCGGTCGGCGTCGCTCGGCTCACGATCCAGCAACGCTGGCGACCGCTGCTCGACGAGGCAGGACTCGATCCGCCATCGTGGTGATTGAGACCAGTCGACAGCCTCACTCGGGTCGCGGACGCCCTTCGTGCTCAGGCGTGAGCGCTCCATATTGATCGATCTCGCCCCGGACGACTCGTGTGCTCGAAATGATGTCGCCGTCCTCGGCGTGGGCGTGATCGACCACCTCGATGTCGAGCGGGTCGAGCCCGTTCTCGCGGCGGATCTCGTTCACCCGCTCGCCGCCCGCTTCGGTTTCGGGCGAGACCACAAGCACGTCGAACTCCTCCTCGGTCGCGATTCCGGTCGGTTCGTCGAGGCGGCGGATCTCGTACGTGCGGTCGTGGCGGTCGGCGAGTGCGGCGAGCTCGGCGTCGAGGTTCTCCCGGCGTTTCTCGAACGGACGGACGTACCGCTCCTCGTGTCTGGTCTCGGCGGCGAGGTCGTCGCTGGTCAGCCCGACGGTGACGTCGCCACGCTCGAACGCGTGCTCGAACAGCCGGCGGTGGCCGTCGTGGACCGGATCGAACGTCCCGCCGAGCGCGACATCCATACCCG
This window contains:
- a CDS encoding phosphopantetheine adenylyltransferase translates to MDVALGGTFDPVHDGHRRLFEHAFERGDVTVGLTSDDLAAETRHEERYVRPFEKRRENLDAELAALADRHDRTYEIRRLDEPTGIATEEEFDVLVVSPETEAGGERVNEIRRENGLDPLDIEVVDHAHAEDGDIISSTRVVRGEIDQYGALTPEHEGRPRPE